One Streptomyces sp. SAI-135 DNA segment encodes these proteins:
- a CDS encoding DUF1330 domain-containing protein yields MTAYAIAHLREAAPHPEIAEYIERISATFEPYGGRFLVHGTQHEVKEGSWPGHVVVIGFPGIAEGRAWWDSAAYQEIAPLRSRHIEGDIILVEGVPDGYDPAVTAKALRDAIAS; encoded by the coding sequence ATGACCGCCTACGCCATCGCCCACCTGCGGGAAGCCGCGCCGCACCCGGAGATCGCCGAGTACATCGAGCGGATCTCCGCCACCTTCGAGCCGTACGGCGGCCGCTTCCTCGTGCACGGCACGCAGCACGAGGTGAAGGAGGGCAGCTGGCCCGGGCATGTCGTGGTGATCGGGTTTCCCGGGATCGCGGAGGGGCGGGCCTGGTGGGACTCCGCCGCGTACCAGGAGATCGCACCGTTGCGCTCGCGGCACATCGAGGGCGACATCATCCTGGTCGAGGGCGTTCCGGACGGCTACGACCCGGCGGTCACCGCGAAGGCGCTGCGGGACGCGATCGCCTCCTGA
- a CDS encoding intradiol ring-cleavage dioxygenase, with amino-acid sequence MSMTDTPMHETPMHETPANPADEHPTEATPTTGAPARNSLARRTVLVATGATAATLAVGTATSRTHPSPTTGTTDTTDTAPVAAAAVCTLTREMTEGPYYLDGQYVRSDITEGKTGFPLRLALTVVDDDTCATISNALVEIWHCDALGEYSGYVGNNGHNEPDSGTFLRGGVLTDSRGVADITTVYPGWYRGRCVHIHVKVHVNVTLTADGSFTGGTELHTGQLFFDEAVTAKVGALPPYSANTVTRTTLAQDGIYDDGGAASGLLTLTALGSSPSAGYTGTLTLGVER; translated from the coding sequence GTGTCCATGACAGACACCCCCATGCACGAGACCCCCATGCACGAGACCCCCGCGAACCCCGCGGACGAGCACCCCACGGAAGCGACCCCGACGACCGGCGCCCCCGCGAGGAACAGCCTCGCCCGCCGCACCGTCCTGGTCGCCACGGGTGCCACCGCCGCCACCCTGGCCGTGGGCACCGCGACCTCCAGGACCCACCCCTCCCCCACGACCGGCACGACCGACACGACCGACACGGCCCCCGTAGCCGCGGCAGCGGTCTGCACGCTCACCAGGGAGATGACCGAGGGCCCCTACTACCTCGACGGCCAGTACGTCCGCTCCGACATCACCGAGGGCAAGACCGGCTTCCCGCTCAGACTCGCCCTCACCGTCGTCGACGACGACACCTGCGCCACGATCAGCAACGCCCTCGTGGAGATCTGGCACTGCGACGCGCTCGGCGAGTACTCCGGCTACGTCGGCAACAACGGCCACAACGAGCCCGACAGCGGCACCTTCCTGCGCGGCGGCGTGCTCACCGACTCCCGTGGCGTCGCCGACATCACCACGGTCTACCCGGGCTGGTACCGGGGCCGCTGCGTGCACATCCACGTGAAGGTGCACGTGAACGTCACCCTCACCGCCGACGGCTCCTTCACCGGCGGCACCGAACTCCACACCGGCCAGCTCTTCTTCGACGAGGCGGTCACCGCCAAGGTCGGCGCGCTCCCGCCGTACTCGGCCAACACGGTCACCCGCACCACCCTCGCCCAGGACGGGATCTACGACGACGGCGGCGCCGCGTCCGGCCTCCTGACCCTGACCGCCCTGGGCAGCAGCCCGTCCGCCGGATACACCGGCACCCTCACCCTCGGCGTCGAACGCTGA
- a CDS encoding DUF4360 domain-containing protein yields the protein MASGLLLGGAVAALVTAAVPAHNPSGGFVDPPPDKIVINVATVNGSGCPAGTAAVAVSEDNTAFTVTYSDYLAQVGGNSDPTAFRKNCQLNLIVHVPQGFTYAIASADYRGFASLQAGASGVQRASYYFQGSSQTAFKTHTFPGALNDNWQATDTTDWAQLVWAPCGVQRNFNINTEVRVNAGTSSPSKVSFMTMDSTDGDISTIYHMAWKECPGK from the coding sequence ATGGCAAGTGGACTGCTCCTGGGCGGCGCCGTCGCCGCTCTCGTGACCGCGGCGGTGCCCGCGCACAACCCCTCCGGCGGATTCGTCGACCCGCCCCCGGACAAGATCGTCATCAACGTCGCCACGGTGAACGGCTCCGGCTGTCCCGCGGGCACGGCGGCCGTCGCGGTCTCCGAGGACAACACCGCGTTCACGGTGACCTACAGCGACTACCTGGCCCAGGTCGGCGGCAACTCCGACCCCACGGCGTTCCGCAAGAACTGCCAGCTCAACCTGATCGTCCACGTCCCGCAGGGCTTCACGTACGCCATCGCCAGCGCGGACTACCGGGGCTTCGCCTCGCTCCAGGCCGGGGCGAGCGGCGTCCAGCGGGCCTCGTACTACTTCCAGGGCTCCTCGCAGACGGCCTTCAAGACCCACACCTTCCCCGGCGCCCTCAACGACAACTGGCAGGCGACCGACACCACCGACTGGGCCCAGCTGGTCTGGGCACCCTGCGGGGTGCAGCGCAACTTCAACATCAACACGGAGGTCCGCGTGAACGCGGGCACCTCCTCGCCGTCCAAGGTCAGCTTCATGACGATGGACTCGACCGACGGCGACATCAGCACGATCTACCACATGGCCTGGAAGGAGTGCCCGGGCAAGTGA
- a CDS encoding Rrf2 family transcriptional regulator: MRISARADYAVRAVLELAVRQDTEPVKAEAIAAVQGIPHKFLEGILGDLRRGGIVDSRRGGGGGYRLAREASAITVADVIRAVDGPIVSVRGERPTGLEYTGSAQPLLPLWIALRANVRKILEGVSIADIAGDALPEPVRRLAAEPAAWENP; the protein is encoded by the coding sequence ATGAGGATCTCTGCACGGGCGGACTACGCGGTACGGGCGGTGCTGGAGCTTGCCGTGCGGCAGGACACGGAGCCGGTGAAGGCCGAGGCCATCGCGGCGGTCCAGGGCATTCCGCACAAGTTCCTGGAGGGGATCCTCGGCGACCTGCGGCGTGGCGGCATCGTCGACAGCAGGCGTGGCGGGGGTGGCGGCTACCGGCTCGCGCGGGAGGCTTCGGCCATCACGGTCGCCGACGTCATCCGCGCGGTCGACGGGCCGATCGTGTCGGTGCGCGGCGAGCGGCCCACCGGTCTGGAGTACACGGGTTCCGCACAGCCCCTGCTCCCGCTGTGGATCGCCCTGCGGGCCAACGTCCGCAAGATCCTGGAGGGTGTCTCCATCGCCGACATCGCGGGCGACGCGCTCCCCGAGCCGGTGCGGCGGCTCGCGGCTGAGCCGGCCGCGTGGGAAAACCCCTGA
- a CDS encoding beta-galactosidase: protein MELSRRTFSALAGTTALGFALSGSGGETTRAYASHSVPTGPAPGAPAADRARHKVGYDKYSLLVDGRRLVLWSGEMHPFRLPSPSLWRDILQKMRAHGFNAVSVHVAWNYHSPGPGQYDFTGVRDLDLFLRTAAETGLYVILRPGPYIDAEVDGGGFPGWLTATAGRARTFDPAYLSYVDEWLTEVNAIAARHLFTKGGGTVLLYQIENEYDAFVDESLGRDYMSHLYKKVRADGIDVPLFHNDKGRNGYWTPGSFNTGGEERGWLYGFDGSPLPEEVPPDWGDFGEGGLTGGATASPGTPGFVPEFGGGRPDPWGGAALDGKGYAEARYSRDAAYERRFQLTNLANGITVHNVYMTFGGTSWGWLPAPQVYTSYDYGAAIDEARRPTPKLAPQHQLGHLLRTVPDFAKLDRSDPVRAADERLKVYHLTNPDTGSHVYVVRNDTDAPITTSVPEAGIDVAFTVAAHDARLLVTGLQLGERRLKFATAQPMMFLKAGRLDIAVFTAPHGEMAQVLLECPEEPLVTRGDSDPAWNYDLGVLRITVPVGAGGLARVRVEGGGSDTPLLLLFADDPWSLRLFPVDTPTGPVLVYGPSLVRGVTLDGTTVHLTGDTVKGTGMEVWGPRGMDRITWNGRPVPASPTTMDSLRADMPAVPGQFPLPAVGAVRLPALGGWRRRDENFEALPDYDDSGWTRADRTTSHSVTPVPEGQPVLFADDYGFHYGDVWYRGRLTDAEELESVSLAYSTGAQGLLMAWLDGEPLGTHRMPVPDKGSAHKGSWTATATFDTPPPAGRSPRVLSVLVRRMAHDTDGGSADSHKAARGLTAVTFKGGSARASWRIRGERAPDPVRGPLNNGGLYGERKGWHLPGFGEEHWEDTELPRADRRQGVTWYRTTFRLAVDTGIDASVGLVLEDDPKRAYRVQIFLNGWNMGQYVNDVGPQHTFVLPNGILRTRGTNTLALAVLSDGTTESGPGVVRLALLGASAGGVPVTPVDSPGR, encoded by the coding sequence TTGGAGCTGAGCAGACGTACATTCAGCGCCCTCGCCGGCACCACGGCGCTCGGCTTCGCGCTGAGCGGCAGCGGTGGGGAGACCACCCGGGCCTACGCCTCCCACAGCGTGCCCACCGGGCCCGCGCCCGGGGCGCCCGCCGCCGACCGGGCCCGCCACAAGGTCGGCTACGACAAGTACTCGCTGCTGGTCGACGGCCGGCGCCTGGTGCTGTGGTCCGGCGAGATGCACCCCTTCCGGCTGCCGAGCCCGTCGCTGTGGCGGGACATCCTGCAGAAGATGCGCGCCCACGGCTTCAACGCGGTGAGTGTCCACGTGGCCTGGAACTACCACTCCCCGGGCCCCGGCCAGTACGACTTCACCGGCGTCCGCGACCTCGACCTGTTCCTGCGCACGGCCGCCGAGACCGGCCTGTACGTGATCCTGCGCCCGGGCCCGTACATCGACGCCGAGGTCGACGGCGGCGGCTTCCCCGGCTGGCTCACCGCGACCGCGGGCCGGGCCCGCACCTTTGACCCGGCTTACCTCTCGTACGTCGACGAGTGGCTGACCGAGGTGAACGCCATCGCCGCCCGGCACCTGTTCACCAAGGGCGGGGGCACGGTCCTGCTCTACCAGATCGAGAACGAGTACGACGCCTTCGTCGACGAGTCCCTCGGCCGCGACTACATGTCCCACCTGTACAAGAAGGTGCGCGCCGACGGGATCGACGTCCCGCTGTTCCACAACGACAAGGGCAGGAACGGCTACTGGACCCCGGGGTCCTTCAACACCGGCGGTGAGGAACGCGGCTGGCTCTACGGCTTCGACGGCTCCCCCTTGCCCGAGGAAGTGCCGCCGGACTGGGGGGACTTCGGTGAGGGCGGGCTGACGGGCGGGGCCACGGCCAGTCCCGGGACGCCGGGGTTCGTCCCGGAGTTCGGCGGGGGCCGGCCCGATCCGTGGGGCGGGGCCGCCCTCGACGGCAAGGGGTACGCCGAGGCGCGGTACAGCCGGGACGCCGCCTACGAGCGGCGCTTCCAGCTCACCAACCTCGCCAACGGCATCACCGTGCACAACGTCTACATGACCTTCGGCGGCACCTCCTGGGGCTGGCTGCCCGCGCCGCAGGTCTACACGTCGTACGACTACGGGGCGGCGATCGACGAGGCCCGCCGCCCGACGCCCAAGCTGGCTCCCCAGCACCAGCTGGGCCATCTCCTGCGGACCGTGCCGGACTTCGCCAAACTGGACCGGTCCGACCCGGTGCGGGCCGCGGACGAGCGGCTGAAGGTGTACCACCTGACCAACCCGGACACCGGCTCGCACGTGTACGTCGTACGCAACGACACCGACGCGCCGATCACGACGTCCGTCCCGGAGGCCGGGATCGACGTGGCGTTCACCGTCGCCGCCCACGACGCCCGACTGCTCGTCACGGGACTGCAGTTGGGCGAACGCAGGCTCAAGTTCGCCACCGCGCAGCCCATGATGTTCCTGAAGGCCGGCCGGTTGGACATCGCCGTGTTCACGGCCCCGCACGGCGAGATGGCCCAGGTCCTCCTCGAGTGCCCGGAGGAGCCGCTGGTCACCCGGGGTGACTCGGACCCCGCGTGGAACTACGACCTCGGCGTCCTCAGGATCACCGTGCCGGTCGGTGCCGGCGGCCTGGCCCGGGTGCGGGTCGAGGGCGGCGGCAGCGACACCCCGCTGCTGCTGCTCTTCGCCGACGACCCCTGGTCGCTGCGGCTGTTCCCGGTGGACACCCCGACCGGGCCGGTGCTGGTGTACGGGCCCTCGCTGGTGCGCGGGGTCACCCTGGACGGCACGACCGTCCATCTCACCGGCGACACCGTCAAGGGCACGGGCATGGAGGTGTGGGGGCCGCGCGGCATGGACCGGATCACCTGGAACGGCCGCCCGGTGCCCGCCTCCCCCACCACCATGGACAGCCTGCGGGCCGACATGCCGGCCGTGCCGGGACAGTTCCCCCTCCCCGCCGTGGGCGCGGTGCGGCTGCCCGCGCTGGGCGGCTGGCGCCGCCGTGACGAGAACTTCGAGGCCCTCCCGGACTACGACGACTCCGGCTGGACCCGGGCCGACCGCACGACCTCGCACAGCGTCACCCCGGTCCCGGAGGGGCAGCCGGTCCTGTTCGCCGACGACTACGGCTTCCACTACGGCGACGTCTGGTACCGGGGGCGCCTGACGGACGCCGAGGAGCTGGAGTCGGTGTCCCTGGCCTACAGCACGGGCGCGCAGGGGCTGCTGATGGCGTGGCTGGACGGGGAGCCGCTGGGCACGCACCGGATGCCGGTGCCGGACAAGGGCAGCGCGCACAAGGGGAGTTGGACGGCGACGGCCACCTTCGACACACCGCCGCCCGCCGGGCGCTCGCCCCGTGTCCTGTCCGTGCTCGTCCGGCGGATGGCGCACGACACGGACGGCGGGTCCGCGGACTCCCACAAGGCGGCCCGGGGACTGACGGCGGTCACCTTCAAGGGCGGTTCCGCGAGGGCGAGCTGGCGCATCCGGGGCGAGAGGGCACCCGACCCGGTGCGCGGGCCGCTCAACAACGGCGGCCTGTACGGGGAGCGCAAGGGCTGGCATCTGCCGGGATTCGGCGAAGAGCACTGGGAGGACACGGAGTTGCCGCGCGCCGACCGGCGCCAGGGGGTCACCTGGTACCGGACGACGTTCCGGCTCGCCGTGGACACCGGCATCGACGCCTCCGTCGGCCTCGTCCTCGAGGACGACCCGAAGCGCGCCTACCGCGTCCAGATCTTCCTCAACGGCTGGAACATGGGCCAGTACGTCAACGACGTGGGCCCGCAGCACACCTTCGTCCTGCCCAACGGCATCCTGCGCACCCGGGGCACCAACACCCTGGCGCTGGCGGTGCTGTCCGACGGGACGACGGAGTCCGGGCCCGGGGTCGTACGGCTGGCGCTGCTGGGGGCTTCTGCCGGAGGTGTACCCGTCACGCCGGTGGACTCCCCCGGCCGCTAG
- a CDS encoding alpha-N-arabinofuranosidase: MSKSTARFTLDPAFTVGEVNPRLFGSFVEHLGRCVYTGIFEPGHPSADENGIRTDVLDLVRELGVTAVRYPGGNFVSGYKWEDSVGPVEDRPRRLDLAWRSTETNRFGLSEYIAFLKKIGPQAEPMMALNLGTRGVAEALELQEYANHPAGTALSDLRAAHGDKDPFGIRLWCLGNEMDGPWQTGHKTATEYGRIAAETARAMRQIDPGVELVACGSSSQSMPTFAEWEATVLAETYDLVDYISLHAYYQPEDGDLDSFLASAVDMESFIENVVATADHIGARLKSKKKINLSFDEWNVWYMSKWHEIENSGARDWAEAPRLLEDNYSVLDAVVFGSLLIALLRHADRVTVACLAQLVNVIAPIMTEPGGPAWRQTTFFPFAQASRYGRGEVLDVRVDSPTYETRKFGETDLLHATAVRAEDGSVTVFAVNRSRSESLPLEVALSGLGLTDVVEHSVLADADPDARNTLDAPDRVAPHAAEGTALEDGTLTAVLEPLSWNVIRLG; the protein is encoded by the coding sequence ATGAGCAAGTCCACCGCCCGCTTCACCCTCGACCCCGCCTTCACCGTCGGCGAAGTGAACCCCCGTCTCTTCGGCTCCTTCGTCGAGCACCTCGGCCGCTGCGTCTACACCGGCATCTTCGAACCCGGTCACCCCTCCGCGGACGAGAACGGAATCCGCACCGACGTCCTGGACCTCGTCCGCGAACTCGGCGTCACCGCCGTCCGCTACCCCGGCGGCAACTTCGTCTCGGGCTACAAATGGGAGGACAGCGTCGGCCCGGTGGAGGACCGGCCCCGCCGCCTCGACCTCGCCTGGCGCTCCACCGAGACCAACCGCTTCGGCCTCTCGGAGTACATCGCCTTCCTGAAGAAGATCGGCCCCCAGGCCGAGCCGATGATGGCCCTCAACCTCGGCACCCGGGGTGTCGCCGAGGCCCTCGAACTCCAGGAGTACGCCAACCACCCGGCCGGCACCGCCCTCTCCGACCTCCGCGCCGCCCACGGCGACAAGGATCCCTTCGGCATCAGGCTGTGGTGCCTCGGCAACGAGATGGACGGCCCCTGGCAGACCGGCCACAAGACGGCGACGGAGTACGGCCGGATCGCCGCCGAGACGGCCCGCGCGATGCGCCAGATCGACCCGGGAGTCGAACTCGTCGCCTGCGGCTCCTCCAGCCAGTCCATGCCCACCTTCGCCGAGTGGGAGGCGACGGTCCTCGCCGAGACCTACGACCTCGTCGACTACATCTCCCTGCACGCCTACTACCAGCCCGAGGACGGCGACCTCGACTCCTTCCTGGCCTCCGCCGTCGACATGGAGTCCTTCATCGAGAACGTGGTCGCCACCGCCGACCACATCGGTGCGCGGCTCAAGTCGAAGAAGAAGATCAACCTCTCCTTCGACGAGTGGAACGTCTGGTACATGTCGAAGTGGCACGAGATCGAGAACTCTGGTGCCCGGGACTGGGCGGAGGCGCCCCGCCTCCTGGAGGACAACTACAGCGTCCTGGACGCGGTCGTCTTCGGTTCCCTCCTCATCGCCCTGCTGCGGCACGCGGACCGCGTCACCGTCGCCTGTCTCGCCCAGCTCGTCAACGTGATCGCCCCGATCATGACCGAGCCCGGCGGCCCGGCCTGGCGCCAGACGACGTTCTTCCCGTTCGCCCAGGCCTCGCGGTACGGCCGCGGCGAGGTCCTCGACGTACGCGTCGACTCACCGACGTACGAGACGCGCAAGTTCGGCGAGACCGACCTCCTGCACGCCACCGCGGTCCGTGCCGAGGACGGTTCGGTCACCGTCTTCGCCGTCAACCGCAGCCGGAGCGAGTCGCTGCCCCTCGAAGTCGCCCTGAGCGGCCTCGGGCTGACGGACGTCGTCGAGCACAGCGTCCTCGCCGACGCCGACCCGGACGCCCGCAACACCCTGGACGCGCCCGACCGGGTCGCCCCGCACGCGGCCGAGGGCACCGCGCTGGAGGACGGCACCCTCACCGCCGTACTGGAGCCGCTGTCCTGGAACGTGATCCGGCTCGGCTGA
- a CDS encoding arabinan endo-1,5-alpha-L-arabinosidase, which yields MKCLRVAAVLAAALVALVPGPVQADTGYPDPVPISGQQIIHDPTVVRLKTGGYAAYSTGGVIGARLSKDLRHWTDAGNAFAEPPAWWYEYNDTGDPWAPDISYRAGRYWLYYAVSSWGTNHSAIGVATSPSGLPGTWTDHGKVFTSETTDAWNAIDPAIIRADGRLWMSFGSYWTGIRMVELSPATGKALPGADVHHLATRPDAPYAVEGPSVVRHGRYYYLLASYDACCAGVNSTYKIRVGRATTVTGPYVDSTGKPLSAGGGDLLLAGHGRYIGTGGESVFRTRGQEWLAYHYYDAEDNGTPKLGLNRLGWVRDWPVVR from the coding sequence TTGAAGTGCCTCAGAGTCGCCGCCGTTCTGGCCGCCGCCCTCGTCGCGCTCGTGCCGGGGCCGGTGCAGGCGGACACCGGCTATCCCGATCCGGTTCCGATCAGCGGGCAGCAGATCATCCATGATCCGACGGTCGTCCGGCTGAAGACGGGCGGGTACGCGGCCTACTCGACCGGCGGGGTCATCGGGGCCCGGCTCTCCAAGGACCTCCGGCACTGGACCGACGCGGGCAACGCCTTCGCCGAGCCGCCGGCGTGGTGGTACGAGTACAACGACACCGGAGATCCCTGGGCGCCCGACATCTCGTACCGGGCGGGCCGGTACTGGCTCTACTACGCCGTGTCGTCCTGGGGCACCAACCACTCCGCGATCGGCGTGGCCACCTCCCCGTCCGGCCTCCCCGGCACCTGGACCGATCACGGCAAGGTCTTCACCTCCGAGACCACCGACGCCTGGAACGCCATCGACCCGGCGATCATCAGGGCGGACGGCAGGCTGTGGATGTCGTTCGGCTCGTACTGGACCGGCATCCGCATGGTCGAGCTCAGCCCGGCCACCGGAAAGGCCCTCCCCGGCGCCGACGTCCACCACCTGGCCACCCGCCCGGACGCCCCGTACGCCGTCGAGGGCCCGTCCGTCGTGCGGCACGGCCGCTACTACTACCTCCTCGCGTCCTACGACGCCTGTTGTGCGGGAGTGAACTCCACGTACAAGATCAGGGTCGGAAGAGCCACGACGGTCACAGGCCCGTACGTCGACAGCACCGGCAAGCCGCTGTCGGCGGGCGGCGGCGACCTGCTGCTGGCAGGACACGGGAGGTACATCGGCACGGGAGGCGAGTCGGTCTTCCGCACCCGCGGCCAGGAATGGCTGGCCTACCACTACTACGACGCAGAGGACAACGGCACGCCGAAGCTCGGCCTGAACAGGCTCGGCTGGGTGCGTGACTGGCCCGTTGTCCGGTAA
- a CDS encoding carbohydrate ABC transporter permease, protein MTTAVQVRKSPRKPWTPGQIVLTLLGVAVSAVFVAPIAAALFTSLKSEAEAAEIPPHWLPEVWTVQAWKALWETGNITNWFINSLVVSVCVTSVVLTVSALAGYGFSRTEFRGKSVLMGIVMSGLMISPAVLGVPLFTTVQQLGMVDTYWGMILPQCAPAAMVYILYKFFQGVPRELEEAAFIDGAGRWRVFFTIVVPLARPSLAAVGIFTFIASWNNFLWPYMVTNNPDLMTMPNGIATVMNSYGIQWAQLMAGGLMAGLPLIVVFVFFQRQIVAGVAHTGLAGQ, encoded by the coding sequence ATGACCACCGCCGTACAGGTCCGCAAGAGTCCCCGCAAGCCCTGGACGCCCGGCCAGATCGTCCTCACGCTGCTCGGTGTCGCCGTCTCCGCCGTCTTCGTCGCACCGATCGCGGCCGCGCTGTTCACCTCGCTCAAGTCCGAGGCGGAGGCGGCCGAGATCCCGCCGCACTGGCTGCCGGAGGTCTGGACGGTCCAGGCGTGGAAGGCGCTGTGGGAGACCGGCAACATCACCAACTGGTTCATCAACTCGCTGGTGGTGTCGGTCTGCGTCACCTCCGTCGTGCTGACGGTCAGCGCGCTCGCCGGATACGGCTTCTCCCGCACCGAGTTCCGCGGCAAGAGCGTGCTCATGGGCATCGTGATGTCGGGCCTGATGATCTCCCCGGCCGTCCTCGGCGTCCCCCTCTTCACCACGGTCCAGCAGTTGGGGATGGTCGACACGTACTGGGGCATGATCCTTCCCCAGTGCGCTCCGGCCGCGATGGTCTACATCCTCTACAAGTTCTTCCAGGGCGTGCCGCGCGAGTTGGAGGAGGCCGCGTTCATCGACGGCGCGGGCCGCTGGCGGGTCTTCTTCACGATCGTGGTCCCCCTCGCCCGGCCCTCCCTGGCGGCGGTCGGCATCTTCACCTTCATCGCCTCCTGGAACAACTTCCTGTGGCCCTACATGGTGACCAACAACCCCGACCTGATGACCATGCCGAACGGCATCGCGACCGTCATGAACTCCTACGGCATCCAGTGGGCCCAGCTCATGGCCGGCGGCCTGATGGCTGGCCTCCCGCTGATCGTCGTCTTCGTCTTCTTCCAACGCCAGATCGTCGCGGGCGTGGCCCACACGGGCCTGGCGGGCCAGTGA
- a CDS encoding sugar ABC transporter permease, giving the protein MTTSAHMTTGAVAAPARARTATAVATVRRKQGFQHGGWFVAPFLALFALFVVWPLLRGVWLSFTDANISGEGASFVGLDNYREALRDQALWDALGHSAYFTLLVVPCITVLAFLLAMLAHNIERGKWLWRLCFFVPFLLPSTVAANMFQWLFTQGIGLVNETFGLDTPWLTDKSYAMLAIVIETLWWTVGFSFLLYLAALQGIPDHLYEAAKLDGANAWHRMVHITLPMLRHITGLVIALQILASLQLFDQAVVMMDFGPGPELSTRSFVQYTLEQGFTSYRVGYASAMSIIFFVIIAVVALTRMRLLRNREESGR; this is encoded by the coding sequence ATGACGACCAGCGCTCACATGACGACCGGAGCCGTCGCCGCACCGGCCCGCGCCAGGACCGCGACCGCCGTCGCCACGGTCCGCCGCAAGCAGGGCTTCCAGCACGGGGGTTGGTTCGTCGCCCCGTTCCTGGCGCTCTTCGCGCTGTTCGTGGTCTGGCCGCTGCTGCGCGGTGTCTGGCTCAGCTTCACCGACGCCAACATCTCCGGCGAGGGCGCGAGCTTCGTCGGCCTCGACAACTACCGCGAGGCCCTGCGCGACCAGGCGCTGTGGGACGCGCTCGGCCACAGCGCGTACTTCACGCTGCTGGTCGTCCCCTGCATCACGGTCCTCGCCTTCCTGCTGGCGATGCTCGCCCACAACATCGAGCGCGGGAAGTGGCTGTGGCGGCTGTGCTTCTTCGTGCCGTTCCTGCTGCCCTCGACGGTGGCCGCCAACATGTTCCAGTGGCTGTTCACCCAGGGCATCGGCCTGGTCAACGAGACCTTCGGGCTCGACACGCCCTGGCTGACCGACAAGTCGTACGCGATGCTCGCCATCGTCATCGAGACGCTGTGGTGGACCGTCGGCTTCAGCTTCCTGCTCTACCTCGCCGCCCTCCAGGGCATCCCGGACCACCTCTACGAGGCGGCGAAGCTGGACGGCGCGAACGCCTGGCACCGCATGGTCCACATCACGCTGCCGATGCTGCGCCACATCACCGGGCTGGTGATCGCGCTCCAGATCCTCGCCTCGCTGCAACTCTTCGACCAGGCCGTCGTGATGATGGACTTCGGGCCCGGACCGGAGCTCAGCACCCGCTCCTTCGTGCAGTACACCCTCGAACAGGGCTTCACCAGCTACCGCGTGGGCTACGCCTCCGCGATGTCCATCATCTTCTTCGTGATCATCGCAGTCGTCGCCCTGACCCGGATGCGGCTGCTGCGCAACCGTGAGGAGAGCGGCCGATGA